A region from the Aliarcobacter thereius LMG 24486 genome encodes:
- a CDS encoding MOSC domain-containing protein produces MNTKISTVLYLKVGDVSVTKLENQKRQELVSGIKKYPVSKSYLTKTGFVDDFQADLAHHGGENKALFLLTKQTYENINKHFKDAFDMTNMAYFGENLILDKVSEKDICIGDILKIGETKVQITQPRQPCWKLSANTQKKEMTNLIFQNGYTGFYAKVLIEGNICQNDDVILESRENHNLTIEKLNKIIVDPKIDLNLTEEAINCEDLGYQFKNSLKKRYELGDLDNQFSFYHT; encoded by the coding sequence ATGAATACAAAAATATCTACTGTTTTATATTTAAAAGTTGGAGATGTAAGTGTTACAAAACTTGAAAACCAAAAAAGGCAAGAGTTGGTTTCTGGTATAAAAAAATATCCAGTTTCAAAATCATATCTTACAAAAACAGGTTTTGTAGATGATTTTCAAGCAGATTTAGCACATCACGGAGGAGAAAATAAAGCACTTTTTCTTCTTACAAAACAAACATATGAAAATATAAATAAACATTTTAAAGATGCTTTTGATATGACAAATATGGCATATTTTGGAGAGAATCTAATACTTGATAAAGTTTCTGAAAAAGATATTTGTATAGGAGATATTTTAAAAATAGGTGAAACCAAAGTACAAATAACTCAACCAAGGCAACCCTGTTGGAAACTTAGTGCAAATACACAAAAAAAAGAGATGACAAATTTAATTTTCCAAAATGGATATACAGGATTTTATGCAAAAGTTTTAATAGAGGGAAATATTTGTCAAAATGATGATGTGATTTTGGAAAGCAGAGAAAACCACAATCTAACAATAGAAAAGTTAAATAAAATTATTGTTGATCCAAAAATTGATTTAAATCTTACAGAAGAAGCAATAAATTGTGAAGATTTAGGATATCAATTTAAAAACTCTTTAAAAAAAAGATATGAACTAGGAGATTTGGATAATCAATTTAGCTTTTATCATACATAA
- a CDS encoding acetylornithine transaminase — MNKNSYILPLYNRLEVGFVKGKKSILYDEKGKNYVDFASGVGVNSLGYANKKVVKTIKKQANKIVHSSNIYQIKSQEKCAKKIVELSSYDMKCFFCNSGAEANESAIKLARKYGNIKFKTPKYKIITIKNSFHGRTIATLKATAQEDKHKYFAPYPDGFVYANDINEAINMIDDSTVAVMLELILGEGGILMQDIHQVKELEKVLKEKKLLLIIDEVQTGVYRSGNFLLSQYFGIKPDIVTLAKGLASGIPIGLMMTSLKNIFTFGDHGSTFGGNHLSTTVCSKVLNILEKYSNSGELNENIKYFNSCLQYIINKYPNIFIKKSGFGFMQGLVLKDENLLNDIINLALKNGVLVLKSGNNIIRFLPPIIITKSEITEGFQRFEDILFDIK, encoded by the coding sequence ATGAATAAAAACTCTTATATATTGCCTTTATATAATAGATTAGAAGTAGGCTTTGTAAAAGGTAAAAAATCAATTTTATATGATGAAAAAGGTAAAAACTATGTAGATTTTGCTTCAGGAGTTGGTGTAAATAGTTTAGGATATGCAAATAAAAAAGTTGTAAAAACTATAAAAAAACAGGCAAATAAAATTGTACATAGTTCAAATATATATCAAATAAAATCTCAAGAAAAATGTGCTAAAAAGATTGTTGAATTAAGCTCTTACGATATGAAATGTTTTTTTTGTAATAGTGGAGCAGAAGCAAATGAGAGTGCTATAAAACTTGCAAGAAAATATGGAAATATAAAGTTCAAAACTCCTAAATATAAAATTATTACTATAAAAAACTCTTTTCATGGAAGAACAATTGCAACATTAAAAGCAACAGCACAAGAGGACAAACATAAATATTTTGCTCCATATCCTGATGGTTTTGTTTATGCAAATGATATAAATGAAGCTATAAATATGATTGATGATAGCACAGTAGCTGTAATGTTAGAGCTTATTTTAGGTGAGGGTGGTATTTTAATGCAAGATATACATCAAGTAAAAGAGCTAGAAAAAGTTTTAAAAGAAAAAAAATTACTTTTGATTATAGATGAAGTTCAAACAGGAGTTTATAGAAGTGGTAACTTTTTACTTTCTCAATATTTTGGAATAAAACCTGATATTGTAACTTTAGCAAAAGGTTTAGCAAGTGGTATTCCAATAGGTCTTATGATGACAAGTTTAAAAAATATTTTTACTTTTGGTGACCATGGTTCTACTTTTGGTGGGAATCATTTATCAACAACAGTTTGCAGTAAAGTTCTTAATATTTTAGAAAAATATTCAAATAGTGGGGAGCTAAATGAAAATATTAAATATTTTAATAGTTGTTTACAATATATAATAAACAAATATCCAAATATATTTATAAAAAAGAGTGGTTTTGGTTTTATGCAAGGTTTGGTTTTAAAAGATGAGAATCTTTTAAATGATATTATAAATCTTGCACTAAAAAATGGTGTTTTAGTTTTAAAATCTGGGAATAATATTATTAGATTTTTACCACCAATTATTATTACTAAAAGCGAGATAACTGAAGGTTTTCAGAGATTTGAAGATATTCTTTTTGATATTAAATAA